Proteins encoded together in one Anaerococcus murdochii window:
- a CDS encoding VirB4-like conjugal transfer ATPase, CD1110 family — protein sequence MSKKSIFLTSKSSRKNLKPFILIDNGISVDKKVIKFFDINEIKNDKLIDLIKSSEKASLTFSTNKIDGKYFNQNIFRIEGDCDLDLLPYEDADIMAFISSIYNNEDRLNQLYDNKMTNVYDEIDVIAPDKMIENDSYIEIDDHYIRAYTIINPIINLDDIKQFMDSNIKKTYTIFFEKVKTDDLKANLKKYYSMEINKLEKYGARSEILNQIEQIENKRDKFLKELDKNKGAIYTKSAILTIKSDSITGLEKDEDIVRKYLLNEGSIIRPLYTNNLLALNSQALGVSYINNKAVFSFDNDIDFNLRKFLSMSEFKKSFYKTNNRLSTQDTLFLDDFIKDGILHLGNGKYSKSFRIKSINFETLDEEDQEKIILRYQEFLNSFTKEVEVYVTINNKKIYIDEFTKEILLKDKNDNKDYMRKEYNDMLLDKISKGINSIQRERYVTLSLEADSYKEAIEKFNIYTDLMKRSIKTIGSGDKNNSDLEVLSEEDRIEVLFNLLNPEKGKYLKYYNIEKMRKEGLTISDIIAPDFMNITSNYIKINDYYVSFYFISELPNLLNPSFFAGINEEFNEQILTTVIYNPYEQKEAVKLISSQYLNYNAELESLNKRSKLNNSLFIIPPKLEVALEETKALLDDVTERDQKLFKTNVVVGVYGKTKVEMDKNASLLKDYCDRKMVSLTIAKNMQEYALNSCLPIGQDMLPMKRSLTSEAGAVYMPFKTQNILDPSGMYYGVNPANKDLILVNRKKFKNGNGFILGKPGGGKSFAAKNEILNTILTTDDDVIIVDPENEYRDLCLSLDGEYIPIEQSSPYHMNLFDIEENDKEDGGLEGSIKEKVSFITGCVGLMMERVLTIEESAILDDCITQIYKSWFKYVSEQERNKQEVNYEYFPTLTTLRDKLGSLQGREKNEAYSLITALRMYTTGSLNMFDQQSNINPRNRLAVFSIRGLNNEGVLKKLAMNIIMDQLWQRLLRNGKNGRPTWIYIDEIYLLFDNVNSMNFLRNLWKRARKYNGFPTGITQNVDDLLAIHDARTMLSNADFVMMLTQSSIDKSGLATLYNLGETLQTYITDSEPGHGLIHTEFGTIPFENKFPKNTHMYEVMTTNPAEKAEIQRRKQNEIERANKIKEASK from the coding sequence ATGAGCAAAAAAAGTATATTTCTGACTTCCAAGTCAAGTAGAAAAAATCTTAAACCCTTTATCCTAATAGATAATGGAATATCAGTAGATAAAAAGGTGATTAAGTTTTTTGATATAAATGAAATAAAGAATGATAAACTAATCGACTTAATTAAAAGTTCTGAAAAAGCAAGTCTTACATTTTCTACTAATAAAATAGATGGAAAATATTTTAATCAGAATATATTTAGAATTGAAGGCGATTGTGACCTGGATTTATTGCCATATGAAGATGCTGATATAATGGCATTCATATCAAGCATTTATAATAATGAAGACAGGTTAAACCAATTATATGATAATAAGATGACAAATGTATATGATGAGATCGATGTAATTGCTCCTGATAAAATGATTGAAAATGATTCGTATATTGAAATTGACGATCATTATATAAGAGCATATACAATTATCAATCCAATTATTAATTTAGATGATATTAAGCAATTTATGGACTCTAATATTAAAAAAACATATACAATATTTTTTGAAAAAGTAAAAACTGATGATTTAAAAGCTAATCTTAAAAAGTATTATAGCATGGAAATTAATAAGCTAGAAAAATACGGTGCTAGAAGCGAGATTTTAAATCAGATAGAACAAATTGAAAATAAGCGTGATAAATTTCTCAAAGAGCTTGATAAAAATAAGGGAGCTATATATACAAAAAGTGCTATATTAACCATAAAATCTGATAGTATTACAGGTCTTGAAAAAGATGAAGATATAGTCAGAAAATATTTGCTAAATGAGGGGTCTATTATAAGACCCCTTTATACTAACAATTTATTAGCACTCAACTCTCAAGCTTTAGGAGTGAGCTATATAAACAACAAGGCAGTATTTTCTTTTGACAATGATATTGATTTTAATCTAAGAAAATTCTTGTCGATGAGCGAGTTTAAAAAAAGCTTTTACAAAACAAATAATAGACTTAGCACTCAAGATACCCTGTTTTTAGATGATTTCATTAAAGATGGAATCCTACATTTAGGAAATGGTAAATACTCAAAATCTTTTAGGATAAAATCTATAAATTTTGAAACTCTAGATGAAGAAGATCAAGAAAAAATAATTTTAAGATACCAGGAATTTTTAAATTCATTTACTAAAGAAGTAGAAGTATATGTAACTATAAATAACAAAAAAATATATATCGATGAATTTACTAAGGAGATTTTACTAAAAGATAAAAACGATAATAAGGATTATATGAGAAAAGAATATAATGATATGCTTTTAGACAAAATAAGTAAAGGTATCAACTCAATCCAGAGAGAAAGATATGTAACACTTAGTTTAGAAGCCGACTCATATAAAGAAGCTATTGAAAAATTCAATATCTATACTGACTTAATGAAAAGATCGATTAAAACTATAGGATCAGGAGATAAAAACAATTCTGACCTAGAAGTGTTGAGTGAAGAAGATAGAATAGAAGTTTTATTTAACTTACTAAATCCTGAAAAAGGCAAATATCTAAAATACTATAATATTGAAAAAATGAGAAAAGAAGGACTTACTATATCAGATATTATTGCTCCTGATTTTATGAATATAACTTCTAATTATATTAAAATAAATGATTATTATGTATCATTTTATTTTATATCAGAGCTGCCTAACTTGCTAAATCCAAGCTTTTTTGCTGGGATTAATGAGGAATTTAATGAGCAAATACTAACTACAGTAATATATAATCCTTACGAGCAAAAAGAAGCTGTAAAGTTAATATCATCACAATATCTTAACTACAATGCAGAACTAGAGTCATTAAACAAAAGATCAAAATTAAACAATTCATTGTTTATAATCCCACCAAAGCTTGAAGTAGCGTTAGAAGAAACAAAGGCTCTATTAGATGATGTAACCGAAAGGGATCAGAAGCTTTTTAAAACTAATGTTGTAGTAGGTGTATATGGTAAAACTAAAGTTGAAATGGATAAAAACGCAAGTCTTTTGAAAGATTATTGTGACAGAAAAATGGTAAGTCTAACAATAGCAAAGAATATGCAAGAATATGCCTTAAATTCTTGCTTGCCGATAGGACAAGATATGCTGCCTATGAAAAGATCGCTTACAAGCGAAGCTGGAGCTGTTTATATGCCATTTAAAACCCAAAACATATTAGATCCATCAGGAATGTACTATGGTGTAAATCCTGCTAATAAAGATTTAATTCTTGTTAATAGGAAGAAATTTAAAAATGGCAATGGCTTTATTTTAGGGAAACCGGGTGGCGGTAAATCATTTGCTGCAAAAAATGAAATTTTAAATACAATTTTAACAACTGATGACGATGTAATAATTGTCGACCCTGAAAACGAGTATAGGGATTTATGTTTATCACTAGATGGAGAATATATACCTATCGAGCAATCATCACCATACCATATGAATCTGTTTGATATAGAAGAAAACGATAAAGAAGACGGTGGACTTGAAGGCTCTATTAAGGAAAAAGTTAGCTTTATAACAGGCTGTGTTGGTCTGATGATGGAAAGAGTGTTAACTATAGAGGAAAGTGCAATACTTGATGATTGCATTACTCAAATATATAAATCCTGGTTTAAATATGTGAGTGAACAAGAACGTAATAAACAAGAAGTCAATTATGAATACTTCCCAACACTTACAACCTTAAGGGATAAACTAGGATCACTTCAAGGTAGGGAGAAAAATGAAGCATATTCACTAATAACTGCTCTTAGAATGTACACAACAGGTTCATTAAATATGTTTGATCAGCAATCAAACATAAACCCTAGAAATAGGCTGGCTGTATTTTCAATAAGAGGACTAAACAATGAAGGTGTACTAAAAAAGCTTGCTATGAATATCATTATGGATCAACTATGGCAAAGACTGCTTAGAAATGGTAAAAATGGTAGACCTACCTGGATATACATTGATGAAATATATTTATTATTTGATAACGTAAACTCTATGAATTTCTTAAGGAACTTATGGAAAAGAGCTAGGAAGTATAATGGTTTCCCTACAGGAATTACTCAAAACGTCGACGACTTGCTTGCTATTCATGATGCCAGGACTATGCTATCCAACGCTGATTTTGTTATGATGTTAACACAATCATCTATAGATAAGTCAGGATTAGCAACTCTATACAATTTAGGAGAAACATTACAAACATATATTACCGACTCTGAACCAGGACACGGATTAATCCATACCGAGTTTGGAACTATACCATTTGAAAATAAATTTCCTAAAAATACACATATGTACGAGGTAATGACAACTAACCCAGCTGAAAAAGCTGAGATCCAAAGGAGAAAACAAAATGAAATTGAGAGAGCTAATAAAATCAAAGAAGCAAGCAAATGA